The sequence CAGCCAACCGGAAGAGTTTAGCGTCGAGATCCTCGGGGTGCTGCCAAACTGGATCGGCCCCGGCCAGGATATGATCGTCGGCAAGCTGAGCGGCGCCAATGCAGAGCGGACGTTTGTCTTCGCGGGAATGTCCGGTTCGCCCGTTTACATCAACGGCAAACTTGTCGGTGCGATCTCATACAGTTTCCCGTTTGCCAAAGAGCCGATCTGCGGCATCACGCCGTTCGAACAGATGCGTTCGCTGGTCGAGGCGGCGCCGCAAACAATTGGCCAGGCGAGACAGCCCGTCTCGTTCTCGCTGGCCGATCTTGCCACAGACCGAGCCACTCCCGACGTCGGCGGGCTATCATCTCAGGGCACGGCAGCTAACGTATTCGACGCGGCCCTGTCATCGGTTGCGGTTCAGTCGTTTGTGCGTATTGCGACGCCGGTGACATTCTCGGGCATATCACAGCGAGCCCTCGATCTGATCGCGCCGGAATTTGAAAGGGCGGGCTTTGTGCCAATCGCCGCAGCCGGTGGTGACGGCCGAATGTCCGGGTTAAAGAAGGCGGATGCGACCACGCTGCTCGCGGGTGATTCGGTTGTCGTTCATCTGTCTCGGGGCGACATTCAAATCGCTGCGGCCGGCACCGTCACGCACCGGGACGGCAACAAGATATATGCGTTCGGACATCCATTTTTCAGCCTTGGCTCGGCCGACCTGCCAATGTCCGAATCGCACGTTGTAACAGTCGTTCCGAATACGAATAACTCGTTCAAGCTCGCCGTGTCCGACGCCCTTGTAGGCTCAATGACCCAAGACCGGGCGACCGGCATCTATGGCATGCTCGGCCGAGAGCCACAGATGATGCCGGTGACGATAAGGATCAACACAAGCCGTGGCCGCAAGGAAACGGTCAGGTTCGAGACCGCGGTCGACGACCTGTTGACAGGACTGATACTCAATGCCGGCATCGCAAATACGCTCATTGGCAACGAGCGAGGGATCGGCGAATCGACTATCGAGGTCGGAGGCGAGATACGCATTCGCGGCGGAGCACCGCTCAGGCTTTCGCGTCGGTTTGTCGGCCCGCAAGCAACAGGCCTGACGGCCGCTGCCGTTTCCGTCCCGGTCACGGCTCTGCTGCGGGCCGGTTTCGACGGGCTTCAGATCACGGGTGTCGATGTCGATCTTTCGGTTACCGAAGGTAGCCGGACCGCAGTTATCGACCGTCTGTCTGTCGACAGGAACCGTGTTCGTGCCGGCGAGTCTGTCGAAGTCACGCTTAACCAACGAAGTGCGAACGGTGAGATCGTAACCCGCAAGATCCCGGTGACCGTGCCCGAGGCGGCAATGCCCGGCCCGCTGTCGATAACGGTAGCTGACGGCGGGGCGGCCCAGCAGGCATCGGCCGTAACACACTTTACGCCGCTCAGCACAGCGGAATTCGTCTCGACCTTTAACCGGCTAAAGCGTTCAGACCGTCTCTATTTGATGATGTCGCGGCCGAGCGTTGGAGCGGTGATCGGCGTCAGCGAAATGCCGGGGCTGCCGCCGTCGGTACTCGCGACGATCAACAGTCAGCGCAGTGCCGGCATGGTAAAGCCAACTACGAACGCCGTTCTCGCCGAGTTTGAATTGCCGCCGTCCGACCTCGTCGTCACCGGCTCGCAGAGCCTGACGATCGAGGTTGTTCGTTAGCCTCCGCATCACCCTCGATCCATGCTTCGCCGTCGGCATAGACCTCTTTCTTCCATATCGGCACTGTTCGCTTTAGCTCGCGGATCAGCCATTCGCAGGCGGCGAAGGCATCTTTTCTGTGCGGTGCGGCGACGGCGATGACCACACTCGTTTCGCCGATCTCCAAACGGCCTGTGCGGTGGACGATGCCAACATTCGCGATCTCGAATTTTTCTTTGGCCTGTGCGACGAGCTTCCGCATTTCCTTGACCGCCATCTCGTCGTAGGCCTCGTAAACAAGATACTCCGTTTCGCGGATCTCTCCCGTCACCTTGTCTCGCGTAAATTTCCGTGCATACCCATCGAGCGTAACCGTCGCCCCGCATTCCGGCGGGACCACACGCCGGGCGACCGATGTGACATCAATGGGTTCGGTTGTTATCTCGCAGAAGTCCACCTCAATTCGCCTTTCCCGATGTGTCTCCTGGGTCATCGAGCCTCTCTCCGACCGCTCGGCCTCTCGACTTTGGCCTTGAGTTCGTCTGTGAGCAACAACCATAACTGAGGGTGAGATTCGACGAGGCGAACGATATCTGTAAAGTCTTTCGCCTGTTTGCTCTGCCGTCGGGTCGGTTCGCCCCAAGCTTTTACTTTCCCGGCGAGTGTATCTTCAAGGCTGGCGACGCGCAGCAAAATACCGTGAACATCTGCCGCCAGACCACGCTCAGCAAAATCTCGATAAAAATCCTCTGTCGTCAGTTCAATGCTGACCTTCGACTTGCCTCGAAAATTGATCGACCAATCAAAACGTTCGGAGCTAAACCCCGCTTCCTTCAGGGCCTTTTCAGTCAAGTCGATCGAATCCGCAGCAACAACGAAATCGACATCCTGCGTGACCATCTGCTCGGCTGCCCAGTGGTTCACGGCGATGCCGTCAATGGCGCACCAGACGATATCCGCCTTCTCAAGCGCGTTTACAAAGCGCATCACATCATCCGTTCCACCAAGCGTTTGCCAATCGTAGAATTGCTTTCCCGTCATCGTTATTCTTATCCGCCCGAGACCGCCGTGAATACGGCAACCTCGTCGCCGTCCCGCACCGGTACGGTTGCGTCGGCATACGTCTGGTTCACTGCGATCTTCAGCTTGTGCGGTGCGAGTGCCGGATAGGCTCGCACCAACCTGTCGAGGATCGATCCTGCCGTCGCGTTCGGATCCGGCTCGATCTTGATCAGGCGCTCGCCTGCAATATCGGCGGTGGCACCAAAGAATAGAATATGTGCGGCCATCGCTATTTGATCGCTCCTTCGATCGGGCTTGAAGCGGAGGCATAGAGGCGTTTTGGCATGCGGCCCGAGAGGTACGCCAGGCGGCCGGCCTCGACCGCAAGTTTCATTGCTGCGGCCATCTTGGCGACGTCGCCGGCTTCGGCTATTGCCGTGTTCATCAGGATCGCGTCGGCACCGAGCTCCATTGCCTCGGAGGCGTCCGACGGGACGCCGACGCCGGCGTCAACGATGATTGTCGCATCGGGAAGCTGTTCACGCATTATCCGCAGATTAGACGGATTCTGCACGCCCATTCCTGAGCCGATCGGCGCTGCGAGCGGCATTACCGCAGGGCAGCCCGCGTCTAGGAGCTTTTTTGCCATTATCAGGTCGTCCGAGAAATACGGCAGCACGATAAAGCCCTCGCTGACAAGCACTTTCGCTGCCGCGAGCGTTTGCTCATTGTCGGGCAGCAGTGTCACCGGGTCGCCGATCACCTCGAGCTTGATCCACTCGGTCTCAAGCGCCTCGCGGGCCAACCGAGCGGTCCGGATAGCGTGGTCCGCGTCGTAACAGCCTGCCGTATTTGGCAGGATCCGCATTTTTGGATCGAGATGGTCGAGAAACGACTCGCTCGATCCGTCGAGCGGCACGCGGTTCACGGCGACGGTCACCATCTCGGCACCGGACGCTGCATGTGCGGCCTTCATCTCGTCATATGAGCGGTATTTGCCCGTGCCGATTATCAGCCTCGATCCAAAGTCGCTGCCAGCTAATGAAAAAACATCCGACATCCCAATTCCTATCCTCACACGATCGCTGCGGGGCGAGTCGCCTAACCGCCTCCGACGAAGTGCACGACCTCGATCCGATCACCCTCGTGCACCGGCGTTTCATGCCATTGCGCGCGGCTGACCACCTGTCCGTTAAGCTCTATGGCTACGCGCTGCGAGGGCAGCCCAAACTCCTCCAACATGTCGGCCAGCTTGTTCTCGCCGCGAAGTTCGCGGCGTTCGCCGTTTAGACAGATGCTGAGTGGCGGCACACTTCGATTCTGCGTCCGCGAGAAGAGGATTTCAAATTTGAGATATGAGATTTGGGATCGAGGACTAACCCGGCGTGACGATGCGGCGGAGTTCGATCTCTTCGCCCGCATTCATTGCGCGCACCAGCAAGGCGGCGCGGCCGGATTGGAAGCTGGGAAGCTGCAGGTGGACCTTTGCCAGGCCGTTGGCATCCGAGCGAGCGTGAAAGATGACGGGGCGAAAGCTCGAACCCAGCACCTTGACCATGATCTGTGCGTCGGCGACGACCTTGCGGTCGGTGCCGCGACATATGAGCAGGTTCACAGTTTGGCGCATGCCTCCCTTAAATTTTGCGTCGCCGAGGAGTTCGACACTCAGCTTCTGATTTGACGGGCGCTCCTGGCCGGACAACTCGCTGACGACGTGAACGGCCTCGTCGGGCAGTATCTCGATGTCCTCGATGATCTCAACGGCGTCGATGACCGGAATATCGTCAAACGGATCCGTCTCCGGCCGCATTGGCGGCACATCAAGCGGTATCGACGGTTGTAATACCGGCGACAACGTGACGCTGACCGTTGCGGGCTCTCCGGCAGCGACAGGTTCGCCTGCAGGGGCCGCATATTTCGAACCCTTTCGCGTCATCTCGACGAGTTCAGAGATGCGGCCCGCCTTTACTGCGGCGCACATCAGCTTATGCTGGCGCGAAACGCGCTCTGCGATCTCCTTTTCGTCGAGTCCGATCGCGGCAAGTTCGCCGTAGGTCGTGCGCTTGCTCGCAAGTATCGTGCCCTTGTCATAGACCAGGCTCATGATCATGTAAGCAGGCGCACCTTTGTCCTCGGTCTGGACGTGGTAAACCGTACCGTTATGGTCGATATCAGTATTAAAGCCAGCTATCACACGTTCGATCGGGGCGTGCAGGAGTGCGGGCCGGAGGCAAACTCCGCCAATATTCAAGTTAGCACACCCAAAAAGTGACGGTCAACGCATATTTGGGGCGGCACGTGCGTTGTGAGCTAGGTCACTGATTTGACACTGCAAATGCCTTATCCTACGATTTAGTTTGTGCCGTAAACTCAGCGTTTTTCGAGGTCTGAATGTCGGATTTCAATGTTTTTGACTATATGCCGTTCGGCATTATGTTCTTGGTTGCAGCGGGCTTTACCGCCAGCCAATTGCTGGTTACGCAATTGATCGGCCCTCGCAAGCGGACCGCAACCAAACTGATGCCCTATGAGTGCGGCAAGGACCCGGTCGGCGGCGCACGCGACCGGTTCTCAGTCAAGTTTTATACGGTCGCCGTCATCTTCCTGCTGTTCGATATAGAAGTTTTGTTCATTGTCCCGTTCGCGGTCGCTTTCAAAAGCCTGATCGCGGCCGAGGCGTCGAGCGGCGTTTATTACGCCACGATCGCTCTGATCGAGATACTGGTATTTATCGCGACCTTTATAGTTGGCTACATATATGTTTGGAAAAAGGGGACTTTCGACTGGGGCCTGCAGGCCCGTGCAGAGGCCCGCGAGCAGACCAAACAAATGGCGAAGGAGCGGCGCGAGCAGGAAGCAAAGATGAGGCTGGCGGCATGATCAGCCTGCTAATTAGCAATTATCGAATTAATAATTACTAATTTAGAAGCGAAAATGGGTTTAGAAAATACGTTATTCGAATCGCTCCCCGACGTTGTGACCGTAAAGCTCGACGCGGTGGTCAATTGGGCCCGCAAATCGAGCCTTTGGCCGGCGACGTTTGGCCTTGCGTGCTGTGCGATCGAAATGATGAACACCGTCTCGGCACGCAACGACCTTTCGCGGTTTGGGGCCGAGACGTTTCGAGCATCGCCGCGACAGGCGGACGTGATGATCGTTTCGGGTCGTGTTTCGCGAAAGATGGCGCCGGTGCTGCGCAGGATCT is a genomic window of Chloracidobacterium sp. containing:
- a CDS encoding NADH-quinone oxidoreductase subunit A — protein: MSDFNVFDYMPFGIMFLVAAGFTASQLLVTQLIGPRKRTATKLMPYECGKDPVGGARDRFSVKFYTVAVIFLLFDIEVLFIVPFAVAFKSLIAAEASSGVYYATIALIEILVFIATFIVGYIYVWKKGTFDWGLQARAEAREQTKQMAKERREQEAKMRLAA
- a CDS encoding thiazole synthase; translated protein: MSDVFSLAGSDFGSRLIIGTGKYRSYDEMKAAHAASGAEMVTVAVNRVPLDGSSESFLDHLDPKMRILPNTAGCYDADHAIRTARLAREALETEWIKLEVIGDPVTLLPDNEQTLAAAKVLVSEGFIVLPYFSDDLIMAKKLLDAGCPAVMPLAAPIGSGMGVQNPSNLRIMREQLPDATIIVDAGVGVPSDASEAMELGADAILMNTAIAEAGDVAKMAAAMKLAVEAGRLAYLSGRMPKRLYASASSPIEGAIK
- the thiS gene encoding sulfur carrier protein ThiS; its protein translation is MPPLSICLNGERRELRGENKLADMLEEFGLPSQRVAIELNGQVVSRAQWHETPVHEGDRIEVVHFVGGG
- a CDS encoding MoaD/ThiS family protein; its protein translation is MAAHILFFGATADIAGERLIKIEPDPNATAGSILDRLVRAYPALAPHKLKIAVNQTYADATVPVRDGDEVAVFTAVSGG
- a CDS encoding molybdenum cofactor biosynthesis protein MoaE, with amino-acid sequence MVVAHRRTQGQSREAERSERGSMTQETHRERRIEVDFCEITTEPIDVTSVARRVVPPECGATVTLDGYARKFTRDKVTGEIRETEYLVYEAYDEMAVKEMRKLVAQAKEKFEIANVGIVHRTGRLEIGETSVVIAVAAPHRKDAFAACEWLIRELKRTVPIWKKEVYADGEAWIEGDAEANEQPRSSGSASR
- a CDS encoding nucleotidyl transferase AbiEii/AbiGii toxin family protein, whose amino-acid sequence is MTGKQFYDWQTLGGTDDVMRFVNALEKADIVWCAIDGIAVNHWAAEQMVTQDVDFVVAADSIDLTEKALKEAGFSSERFDWSINFRGKSKVSIELTTEDFYRDFAERGLAADVHGILLRVASLEDTLAGKVKAWGEPTRRQSKQAKDFTDIVRLVESHPQLWLLLTDELKAKVERPSGRREAR